The nucleotide sequence TGAGATTTGGGAGACGAAAACTGAGAGTACATTATGTTTAGATTAGCTCAACAGTCGCAGATCATCAAGGGGAGAATAGTCTCTGCCTCCACAAGGAATTCTATTAACCATTCCATTCGTTTCAATGGTTCTATTTCGTTAGAGAGACAAGAAGATTTGAATGGCCCTAGTTCAAAATACTTGAATACCGGAAACTCAAAGGTCAATGATGCTACCGATAGGGTAAGGCATTTGCGAAACCAGCTGAATGCCACCGGCGGCAACCGCTCTAGGACTGGCACTGCAAATTCTCATACCAATAACcgtaataataataataataataataataataatagaaacaaaaattcttcaaagaTCAACTATGTCAGTGTGGATTCACCATGGTATAATCAAGTGATTGCATTCGATGAATGTGTTTCCCAAACTTTGTATATGTCTCAGACACCAAGAAGGAAATCCATGAACGTTGGGACTGCTCATCCTGATCCAAACGCGAATCCATTATTTTGGGACTCCATTAATAAAGCCATGAAGTTATACTATGATTTAACAAACAATAATGCACCTGAAATGAATTCTGCCAGAGTTTCAAAACTAATACATTTATTACATAATGGTTTAAGAGCAAACAGAAATCAATTAACTAGAATGAACAAAAAACCAGATTATGATTCTCAATCATTCCATAAAGAAATGACAAATTATCTTTGCCAATCGTTGAgagatatttcaaaatatatattggaAGGTAAAAGTAAAGTAAATGAATACGGTGCTATGCATTTGGTAACTGCATTTAAAGagttattgttatttgaagaaacGGTTGAAATTTGGAGATCTGCACTtgatgaaaacaaaaataaagaattagCAAACACATTTTTAAACCCAAGAGTTGTTGGTGTTATACtaccattattatatgACAATGGTGTAccatttaatgaaattcaaTCTTTATACGAAAAATCATCCtcaattatcaatttttttcatccAAATTTATCTGTTGGTATGATTAGAGCTGCATTATCGGCAGGTGAAAACGAGATCGCTTTGAAActttttgaagaattatgTGAAGAGTCCAGTGAATCAAAATATGGTTACTTAATAGAGACTCATTTATCATTCATTGGTGAATGCAAAGATCTAAATGTAGCATCGGCATTTTTTTACAAGGCATTGAATAATGAGATGCCATATAAGATTGATTTGCAAGTTTCATAcgttaaattatttttgaaaaatatctGGGAGTTAACAAATGACTTCGATAAAGTTTATGAAATTTGGTACAGATCAGTCGTTCACTATGGCAAGAATATTAACCATGGAATTTCATCCTCTTTAAACGATACTTTTTTTgatatcttcttcaaatattttgcaAACAATAAAATGGAAGGTTTCCAAAGATTACAAAACGTTATTCTAAcctataataatataaaacaaattgatgaaccattctttaatattattttaaccAAATGTTCTATCTGGAGAGATAGAAGTGTTATTGACTATATTGATAAAGCTTATGCTCTATATCATATTCCAAAAACTATTGTTGCATACAGAATTTTGCTTAAATCAATGGGTTCCGTCGACAACACAactaatgaagaaattttaaaaagatGGACCTCAATGATCGAAAAAACAGATGAAATTGGTTCTTCTTTCATTGCAAATGCCGATTGGGCAGCATTAAGGGATGCAACTATCACCTGGACTCAACAGAACGTCGACAACGTTGCAGTCAaatcaacaacaataaaaaaCGAACAAACAAGAACATCTACACCAGCGCAGAACAACTCAATTTCAtctgtaaataattctgaaGAGTTGGACTTTTCACATCCAGCTTTACAAGCTGCTAACGCTTCTGGTGCGTTTGATGAATTTCATAATGATGATGTTCAAGTTCCAACTAAACTTACTTCTGAAGGTTTTCAATTTGAAGGTAGTagaattgaattatatttgCAAATAGTCAAGTGCTATTCCATATTCTGTCGTGACGCTAGACAATTATCAAGATTAACATCTGGTACTGCGGCACATTATCCTGTCCTACAAGCATCATTAAGcaaattacaaaatttagATGCTAGGGCGATCTCTATTCCTCAATTAAATCATCTGAAATCTAAGCAGATAAATTGATAATAGAAAAAGTGGAGCATGCAACTTGGACTATGTTAAAAGGATCAATGTTATTaagatttattttgttttaactAAACGTTAATGATAGAACTGAATAAATGTTCATGTGATATGATTAGTTTTACGGAACAAATGGAACGGCTTAAACAACCTGATTTAGAAGTCATCAAAACGTTCttatgtatttatattctttcaaGACATTACCGCAATATCTACAACAAGCATAAAACAGTTTGTCAATTTTTTGACATCActcttttatatatcatatcatttataaagacacatattttttattatatagttttctcttatatatatgtaattttacaattgatgttaattaatatttagtACTCTTCAAGGTTTGTATTTCAACTTTACGTAAACCCTCTTTGACTCTTCcttctaataaatcaatactaaaaataatatccTTCTCTTCTTTTCCCTCAAtaagtaaaaataatttaggTGGGTCTTTATCTGACTTAGggtttttattatcagGATAATATTGTCCTCTACTCGTTATGCTGCAACCTGTCTCACGTTTTACATTAGATAAGGTAGTGTTTTTTGAGACTTCCCATCTAATTAATTTGGGGAGGTCATTGATATAGACATGTGCACTGAATGTTGAAGCTTTATCGGCATTATCATTTCTAAtgatttcatattttaattttggaaCTTCAATATCAGCAACGACATCATTACTGACGTCATCCATATCCACAGTCCCACCGTCAATATCGTTATTCACTGTTCCCTTAGAAATACGTTTAAAatcttctttctctttgttgttatttttattccTTTGTGCGTCTAAATTATCCAATCCTTTACCACCAAGACCCTTTGAAATAGTGAACTTACCACTTTTCAATCCAACTTCAAACTTGTTTACCATTTCATCTAATATCGAAATCTTTTCTGGGCTATTTTCTGCCAGTTCCTCATCTCTCATGGcctttttcaatatatatgcaGCATCAAGTTCATCAGACAACAATAAAGTAATTGCATTACCTCTTCTTGTACCACGAGCAGTCCTTCCAGTGGTATGAACATATTGAGAAAATTTGTTGACtgcattatatattataactAATGAAACTTCAGGAACGTTTAAACCTCTTGAAAGAACTTCAGTACATAATAGAATGCTattctttgttttcttaAACTTCTCTAAGTTTGATACTCTTTCTTGATATGACCTTCCTGCATGTATTGAAAAAACATCATAGTCATACTTTTCTAAGTTAGCTGCAACGGCATCACAAGTTTGTTGACTTGATACaaatatgataatttttttatcgataatttcatcttctaCTTGCTCTGATCCTTTACTTTGAGATGATTCTCTTTTCTCGACGAAATTATCAAGAATCTCAATTAGCTTGAAGAATTTTTCACTATCATTATTTAGTATTTCAAATGCTTGGTGGACATTTTCATTTACCATTGTTTTTGAGTCGATGGTAATAGTTAATGGATTATGCAGCACACGCTTAACGAAAGCTTGTAATTTAATAGGGAATGTGGCACTAAACAATACACACTGCTTATCAGGTCTAATAGTTTTCATTATCTGAGTAACTTGAGGTTCAAACCCCATATCAAATAATCTATCTGCCTCATCTAATATCACAGAAGTGATTCTTTTAGTATTTAACAACTTACCAGTATTCAAAGTCAAAAGATCAATAAATCTACCTGGCGTAGCTACGACTATCTCGATGCCTCTCTTAAATTCATagatttgattttttagtTCAGAACCTCCTGTACAACATATTGATCTTATTGAAGGATCACTCTTTATGAACTTCTGgatttcttcattaatttGAATTGCCAGTTCTCGTGTTGGGGCTATTATTAATCCTAATGGGCCAGTTTCTGAGTTTGATAGAGGTCTTTGAGCTTTGACATGTCGTATTAAAGGTAAAGCATACGATATTGTTTTACCAGATCCGGTCTTTGAAATACCAATTACATCTCTACCTGTCATTATGGCTGGTATAGCTTGTGATTGAATTGGAGTTGGAGTATCATATTGCAAAGtttttgttaataaatacataaCATCTGATGAAATACCGAGTTGAGACCATCTAGTTATTGGTCTTGGGCAATTTTTCCCagaaattttgatattgcCCAAATTTAATCTTAATTCGTCAACAGCTTCATTCGACATCTCATGCACTGCTTCTGGTTCTACATAAAATGATTTTGGAAAAGGTACAAGATCTTCCTTTTTAAAGTTCATATGCTGAACTATTTTACTAGCTTTTAATTTAGCTACCTTCTTGTATCGTAATAAGgcttcattatcatcatcactGCCGTTCTCAACTAGTACGTTATCCAGagtatcattatcatcaattaaCGATCCGGTTAATGTACCGTTAGAATTCTTTGAAGTATTAATAGAATTCATAAAACTTTCCAATGGATCGACATCCTCCGTGTCATTAGAAGacttatttatattttttgaaatttcattagtTTTTGTTACTTCAGAGGATCCTGGCATATAAAGAGGAAGCTGCTTATCACTATCCTCTTCATCACTATCGTCAAATTGGATCTTCCTTCTTTTAGGCTTTTTAgctttctttaatttcGTCTCCCCAACAGATTGTTCTGATTCTTTTAATCTCAACTGATCTCTTTCCcgtttcttcttcttccatTCTTGTAGTTTCAGTTGCCTCTCTAAAAGTTTTGCCTCTGTCTCAGTTAGGTTAATATCTTTGTTCATTGAAGTTGCGTTCTCAGATGCCTCTTTAACTGGCTTGTCATAGCCACCGTGATCATCatccttcttcttcctccATTTAGCTAGTTTGGCTCTTCGTTCTTCGAAAAGCCTCTCCTTCTCAGTATTAGTTTCATGTACATACGGGGTGTCAGTCATTATTATGTATTCCAGAAGACAATAACGCATAAAAAAACTGGACTGCTCAAGATATGAATTCCCAACTATCTCTAGTGATCTATATATGTAACCACTTCTGGGAAGATAGGAATACTTGTTAACGAACTATAGTTACTTAAAAGTCTTTTGACTAAGTTATGGAAGTTGAATCATCTCATCTCGAAATttcaacatttttttttcaagtACCACATTTTTCAAACCTTATGACATTGtgaattcaatatttaaagaaatgtaaatatttaagaaCCTAAgttgattatttaattatcGCAAACGTGTGGCTTGTCATACTGTATGCTATTGACAAGTTGCTCAACTTATCATTGAATTATAAAGGCAACTTTAAACTTAGGAGATACAATGTCCGCCAGACCTGATAAACCAGTGTGGATGTCCCAAGAGGACTATGACAAGCAGTATGGTAGTGTTACAGATGATATTGTAACTGAATCTGTTGCTAATCAGGGTACGGTTGATAAATCTCATCATGAGGCTACTAAAGAATATGGGAGGAATCGTGAGAACTTTCAAGATTCTTATCAAGAACAAGCTACTAAAAACAATAGGGGAAACCACCAAAGAAGACATCAGAGATacgatgaagaagaaagaagaaagaggGCTAGAACTCAGCAATTACGTGAGGAACAGCTTAAGAGACATGAGATTGAATTGGCAAGTCAAAAGGAAAAAAATGTTGATCAATTAGTTATTAACCATTATAATGAGAGGACGTATATTGCTAATAGATCGAAGAGAAACCTATCACCTATTATTAAACTTCgtaatttcaataatgcAATTAAGTTTATGctaattgataaatttacGAAACAACATAATGTTGTACTGGAGCTTGGTTGTGGTAAAGGTGGTGATTTGAGAAAATATGGTCAAGCAAGCATTTCTCAATTCATAGGTATTGATATATCAAATGCATCCATTGAAGAAGCACaaagaagatataaaaCTATGAAAAATTTGGATTATCAAGTTATATTGATAACTGGTGACTGTTTCGGTGTTTCACTAGGAGAATTACTTGAACCATTTCCTCAATGTAGGTTCCCTTGTGATGTTGTTTCAGCGCAGTTTTGCTTACATTATGCTTTTGAAACTGAGGAAAAAGCCAGATGCACAATGCTTAATATTACTAAATCATTAGCTATTGGAGGTTGTTTTTTTGGAACTATCCCTGATTCAGAGTTTATTCGTTATAAActgaataaaataagtaAAGATGTGGAAAAGCCTTCTTGGGGAAACTCCATTTACAAAGTCACATTCGCAAACAATGAATATCAAAAGAATGATAACGAGTTTCCATCACCGTATGGTCAGTTGTATACGTTTTGGTTGGAAGATGCTATTGATAATGTGCCTGAGTATGTGGTACCTTTTGAGACTTTAAGAAGTTTGGCGGATGAATACGGGATGGAATTAGAATTGCAATCTcctttcaataaattttttgtcGATGAAATACCCAATTGGATGCACAGATTCTCTCCTAAAATGAGAGAAGGTTTGCAAAGATCAGATGGAAGATTTGGTATTGAAGGTGCTGAAAAGGAAGCTGCCGCATATTTCTACACAGTTTTTGCCTTTAGAAAGGTGAGAGATGTAAACATGGAATGAATGTAATTTTGAAACGTATTGAATATCTAAATATTGAATAGTATATACTATTAgtatattaatgaataattATAAAGCTGTTGTCACGGTCATAGTCTGTGAATTAATTAACATAGTTGGTGGTAAACCTTCTAACCATAAATCTAGATCACGTACGTACTGAAGACTTTCTCCATGGTCTTTATGAGTTTGCAATGCTGGCAATGGTAGTGTTGAGAATATCAGATCAgaatttgatgataattGAACCATTAGATCATTTAAGATCAAGTATTGAGCAGCGCAGGGAAGGTCATTAAAAGTAAGTTTTTGCATTGCCCGTACCAAACTACCATTAGAGATGACAGaagtaatattattcaattcgACTTGTTTCGGACTTTCACTTCGAACTGGCTTCGCATCATTTTCTACTGGAATAATTGTCGGTTTATCACCAGAACCTTCTTCTATAATTTTTGTCCTAGGTAATGCGTTACTAGAAAATACTGGGTTCACAATGGATGATGCATTTAAGGTAGATTGAATACCCTTAATGGAAGATGGTTTTTTGCCGTTATTGTAATGTGATCTACGGaataattcatattttaacCTTTGGTCTTGTGGTAACAATGAACTGTTTGATCCAGTTAATGATAAATCGgtttcatcttcatcgGATTCAGTAGCCAGATAATCATTCCCGTTGTAATTGTGAGGCATATTGGAGGACATAGTAAGTGAGATCCCTAACTGTTGTAACTGGGCAGTTTTGTATTTCTTTGCTTTCCctgtattatttttgatatcaaTTGAATCGGAAGTAGAAAATCGTCTTAGTGGTTTTAATGTATTCCTTGATTCTACTAAGTCATTCCACCACGGATCatcttttaatatctttgaTACATAGTCAAACATAATAGGATTACCCTTAACAATCGTATTATAAACTCTAAATTGATCTAATGCAACGATTAATACTTTTGCATCAATTCGAAGTACCTCTAACAGTTTATTCATTCTATCCAATTCATCCAATCTCTCAGATTCTGtttcaacaaataatatgaCTCTAAGGACATGTGTTTTCTTCCACTGGGGTACAGTGACCAATATCGCACCTAATTGTAAAATCAGCGTATATGTGTCAAAATTTGTTGTTAGAAGAGATAAATCTTCCCTTTTTAGAGTCATTTTGGCCAACATTTGGATGGGGTACAAATCAATGTATTTTTTGGACTTGTCCGATTGATTTAACGTTGAAAGATCACTTGGAAATTGTAACCCTCCAAATCCACGAGCTATAGCAATATTAGATTTCATTAAGGTTAAATCCTCGATAATTTCAACCCACTGTTGAACTGTaactttattttcatttttacaGTCATCAGTTGGCAATGTATTACTAATATTGACATCTTGGTTAATTATATTTGCCAGAGTAGAAATGCTATTAGTGTCAGTACCGTAATAACTTtctaaatcaaaaaaacctattattgttatattaGGTTTCATTCCACCTAAACCACACCCCATGAATACATTTCTGATGCTCCAAGGTAGGTTAGGACCCGTGCCAATTTGGACAAATGCCTTTATATTTGTCATATCTCTAATTTCGACCCAGGCGTCCTGCTGTTTCCTAACTTCTTTGAACTGGTTTTGGAAATCATTTGTTATTGTTACATGCCCTAAAACATATAAACCACCTTTCTTCAAATGATTACAGAATTTTATTAAGTTCCAACTAGTTCTTGGGTTATCGACAAAAAGTAGTATTTGAGGTCTCCAATACTTAATATTATCTTGACGTAACCTCAGTAGATATTTTCTTACttgatgataaattaaGGTTTGTGATACGTCACCCCAAGATTTAGGTGGACACACATAATGgatgaaaacaaaaataagaaTCATTGCCAGAATAACCGCAGATGCAGACATACCATCTACTATAAACATGGCCACAGAAGATATTATGGTGCCAGTTAATGCAGTATATTTgtcaaaatatttgaaagatgGTCTAAAGTTTGGTGCAGAAGAAATTCTCAATAAAAAGCATGCTAAATTCATTACGACGAAAGTCATTAAAAAGGTCATTGTAATTAAAGTTGCTATTTTATTGACATCGGAAAATAAACAGAGTTGGGTTAATAACCATGTAAACAGTaaagaataaatttgattctTGCAAAAAAAAGACAAACCTGGGAAAATACTATCTCTGGCGATGGCTTCTAAAACATATGCAGCACCCAGCATACCAACAGTAATGGAAAAGATTGATGTTGCCATTTCAcctaaaaatattattgattgtAAAGCACTAACTGATTGGATAATTTGAACATCCTCATACAATGATTTTCTTGGAATTGAGCAACCCATAGATAAAACAACTACAGCATAGCATAAAAATGTAAACAAAAGTCCCCATAAAGTGCCTTTGGGAATTGACTTGGAAGGTTTTCTTAATTCACTGGACATACCAGCCCCTGCAAAAATACCAGCAGTTGCAGGGAAAAAGACACCAAATAGATCGTTAAATGTTTCTTTGCCTTTGGCCATCGAACCAGCAGCGCCTTTAGTCAAATGTGGGtataaattttctttgaagGTGTCCCAACTTGGACCTGAGTATGAGATAACATCCTTAAATGGAGATTTAAAGATCAATGATAATGGAATAGAAATGATTGAACTCATTAgaataaagaataaaaagTTACCAGCTCTAGAAACTGTTTGTGATCCCACTAATGCAATTGTAATACATAGGAAAAGTATAGTAGATGagtaaataaattcattcCATTTTCCAACTGGTaacaattcaaataatgcAGCATGCTTTGAAGAATCATCAAAAATCCCAAAATTGTATAATAGCGGTTCAGAGATACCAACAGCATTCATTGCACTATTGAACACTTGTCCCAAGAAAAATACTAAACCTATGGAGCCACCAAACTCTGGCCCTAAACACCTTGAAATCATATAATAAGCACCTCCACCTCTAATAGTACCATTTGTAGAAATTGCAGAAATACTCAACGTTGTCagtaaattaattaaataacttaATAGTAATAACCCTAAAGTGCAAATTATACCAAGTTGGCCCAATACAAAGCCAAATcttaaaaacattaaaatagATAAAACATTCAGAGTTGTAGGAATAAAAACACCATCATAAGTTCCTAGTTTATCCTTATTTGGATTATTTGGATCATATTTTGATGACACTTTCTGACCAGCAGGAGTTGATgtataattgaaataagtTATGCTAGCTTTCCTAGTAGGTAGTAATGATGTTAACTCATTGGAACAGGTATTCCCACTAGGCACATGAGACCCTGGtatattgtaaaatttACTAGACATGGGGAAACAGAAACAAATATATCGAAATGTTAATGCTGTAAACCCTAGTTGAAGGGAGTGctaattaaattaattgatcTCGATAGAGTAATATTGTAACACTCCAGTCAAACAGAACTAGTTCTTCCCTAAAAGACACCTTAGCTTCTCTTAAAGAACAAATCCTAGTTCATAAATAGTTAGTAATAGAATCGAACTTCAATCTTTAAAGGtgttgttattattgtgATGGAGGTTGGAAGCGCGATGGGTGTTTAAAGAGTCAAACACCTTGCGTATTGATGCCATTGTTAAGAACAGTATGTAAGAAGTGAGTACAATTAGCATGGAAGTGagtattattttgatttatatattacatATGCAAGTATTTATTGTTCCTATTACAAATgcttgttttcttttttattcaattctATATAATAAGagtaaaaaatatatttgaaactGTCACTGCTGGTGGTAGGACAGTATATCTGTTTTCAAGATCAATCATGATGAAGATagtttatcattttttctGCTTCTTTGATCTTTTATCCAATGAATCCCATAACTCTTCTTCGttatcttcttttgtttGTTGTTCACGTTTTAGCTTTCTCATCTTTTTAGCATATTCTGGACTATTTGGATCATCTGGTATTTCAACTTCTTCGTCAtcaagaacaagaacaCTTTGAATTTTGCTTCCAACGTAAATCTTGACTgttcttttatttgattgaaGATCGAATATTCTTAGATATCTGTCAAACCCACCTTGCAGTAGATATTTTTGGTCGTCAACGTCAATGAATTTGGAGGCACCGACTATGTCTTGTTTACCAAATTTGCATAGTAATCTACCAGAATGATCAAACTTCATGACATCTTTCTTTGTATCGGTTGTCACGACCTCGATATCATTGAAATCTTCAGTCTCTGCATTTCCTTGTTCTGTAACGTTCTcatatatcaattttagTGAAGTAAGTGGTTCACGGTTTGgtaataaatcaatatacTCCATTGGCTTACGGCCATGTTGTGTTCTATATTTACCTAAATGCGAGTATCTTGTTatgataatgaattgataatttagcTTGGTGGAATCTTTATCTTTGCCATTATAAGGCAATAGAAACTTCAAACCAACAGGCCAAACAGGGACTCGCATATCAAGTCTGTCATTCTTTACATTTTTAGCTTCCcatatttctttcaaaCTAGAGAAATCTTTCTCCAACTCCACAAGTTTCACTATATTTTCCTCACCACCATACCCAAAGACAATTCTATCAGAATTAATATCTAAATCATACAATTGTGCAAACTCTAATGGAGCCTTGACCTCTAAAGAAGATACCTTcgataatttatttgtctTCTCGTCGACTTTAATGACATGAATCAAACCAGACTTTGTTGCAACAAAAAACGTATCCACAGAGTGAGGCATTGGTG is from Tetrapisispora phaffii CBS 4417 chromosome 14, complete genome and encodes:
- the TPHA0N01120 gene encoding uncharacterized protein (similar to Saccharomyces cerevisiae YBR238C and RMD9 (YGL107C); ancestral locus Anc_6.150) — its product is MFRLAQQSQIIKGRIVSASTRNSINHSIRFNGSISLERQEDLNGPSSKYLNTGNSKVNDATDRVRHLRNQLNATGGNRSRTGTANSHTNNRNNNNNNNNNNRNKNSSKINYVSVDSPWYNQVIAFDECVSQTLYMSQTPRRKSMNVGTAHPDPNANPLFWDSINKAMKLYYDLTNNNAPEMNSARVSKLIHLLHNGLRANRNQLTRMNKKPDYDSQSFHKEMTNYLCQSLRDISKYILEGKSKVNEYGAMHLVTAFKELLLFEETVEIWRSALDENKNKELANTFLNPRVVGVILPLLYDNGVPFNEIQSLYEKSSSIINFFHPNLSVGMIRAALSAGENEIALKLFEELCEESSESKYGYLIETHLSFIGECKDLNVASAFFYKALNNEMPYKIDLQVSYVKLFLKNIWELTNDFDKVYEIWYRSVVHYGKNINHGISSSLNDTFFDIFFKYFANNKMEGFQRLQNVILTYNNIKQIDEPFFNIILTKCSIWRDRSVIDYIDKAYALYHIPKTIVAYRILLKSMGSVDNTTNEEILKRWTSMIEKTDEIGSSFIANADWAALRDATITWTQQNVDNVAVKSTTIKNEQTRTSTPAQNNSISSVNNSEELDFSHPALQAANASGAFDEFHNDDVQVPTKLTSEGFQFEGSRIELYLQIVKCYSIFCRDARQLSRLTSGTAAHYPVLQASLSKLQNLDARAISIPQLNHLKSKQIN
- the ABD1 gene encoding mRNA (guanine-N7)-methyltransferase (similar to Saccharomyces cerevisiae ABD1 (YBR236C); ancestral locus Anc_6.147) codes for the protein MSARPDKPVWMSQEDYDKQYGSVTDDIVTESVANQGTVDKSHHEATKEYGRNRENFQDSYQEQATKNNRGNHQRRHQRYDEEERRKRARTQQLREEQLKRHEIELASQKEKNVDQLVINHYNERTYIANRSKRNLSPIIKLRNFNNAIKFMLIDKFTKQHNVVLELGCGKGGDLRKYGQASISQFIGIDISNASIEEAQRRYKTMKNLDYQVILITGDCFGVSLGELLEPFPQCRFPCDVVSAQFCLHYAFETEEKARCTMLNITKSLAIGGCFFGTIPDSEFIRYKLNKISKDVEKPSWGNSIYKVTFANNEYQKNDNEFPSPYGQLYTFWLEDAIDNVPEYVVPFETLRSLADEYGMELELQSPFNKFFVDEIPNWMHRFSPKMREGLQRSDGRFGIEGAEKEAAAYFYTVFAFRKVRDVNME
- the PRP5 gene encoding DEAD-box RNA helicase PRP5 (similar to Saccharomyces cerevisiae PRP5 (YBR237W); ancestral locus Anc_6.148); the encoded protein is MRYCLLEYIIMTDTPYVHETNTEKERLFEERRAKLAKWRKKKDDDHGGYDKPVKEASENATSMNKDINLTETEAKLLERQLKLQEWKKKKRERDQLRLKESEQSVGETKLKKAKKPKRRKIQFDDSDEEDSDKQLPLYMPGSSEVTKTNEISKNINKSSNDTEDVDPLESFMNSINTSKNSNGTLTGSLIDDNDTLDNVLVENGSDDDNEALLRYKKVAKLKASKIVQHMNFKKEDLVPFPKSFYVEPEAVHEMSNEAVDELRLNLGNIKISGKNCPRPITRWSQLGISSDVMYLLTKTLQYDTPTPIQSQAIPAIMTGRDVIGISKTGSGKTISYALPLIRHVKAQRPLSNSETGPLGLIIAPTRELAIQINEEIQKFIKSDPSIRSICCTGGSELKNQIYEFKRGIEIVVATPGRFIDLLTLNTGKLLNTKRITSVILDEADRLFDMGFEPQVTQIMKTIRPDKQCVLFSATFPIKLQAFVKRVLHNPLTITIDSKTMVNENVHQAFEILNNDSEKFFKLIEILDNFVEKRESSQSKGSEQVEDEIIDKKIIIFVSSQQTCDAVAANLEKYDYDVFSIHAGRSYQERVSNLEKFKKTKNSILLCTEVLSRGLNVPEVSLVIIYNAVNKFSQYVHTTGRTARGTRRGNAITLLLSDELDAAYILKKAMRDEELAENSPEKISILDEMVNKFEVGLKSGKFTISKGLGGKGLDNLDAQRNKNNNKEKEDFKRISKGTVNNDIDGGTVDMDDVSNDVVADIEVPKLKYEIIRNDNADKASTFSAHVYINDLPKLIRWEVSKNTTLSNVKRETGCSITSRGQYYPDNKNPKSDKDPPKLFLLIEGKEEKDIIFSIDLLEGRVKEGLRKVEIQTLKSTKY
- the VHC1 gene encoding Vhc1p (similar to Saccharomyces cerevisiae YBR235W; ancestral locus Anc_6.146); translated protein: MSSKFYNIPGSHVPSGNTCSNELTSLLPTRKASITYFNYTSTPAGQKVSSKYDPNNPNKDKLGTYDGVFIPTTLNVLSILMFLRFGFVLGQLGIICTLGLLLLSYLINLLTTLSISAISTNGTIRGGGAYYMISRCLGPEFGGSIGLVFFLGQVFNSAMNAVGISEPLLYNFGIFDDSSKHAALFELLPVGKWNEFIYSSTILFLCITIALVGSQTVSRAGNFLFFILMSSIISIPLSLIFKSPFKDVISYSGPSWDTFKENLYPHLTKGAAGSMAKGKETFNDLFGVFFPATAGIFAGAGMSSELRKPSKSIPKGTLWGLLFTFLCYAVVVLSMGCSIPRKSLYEDVQIIQSVSALQSIIFLGEMATSIFSITVGMLGAAYVLEAIARDSIFPGLSFFCKNQIYSLLFTWLLTQLCLFSDVNKIATLITMTFLMTFVVMNLACFLLRISSAPNFRPSFKYFDKYTALTGTIISSVAMFIVDGMSASAVILAMILIFVFIHYVCPPKSWGDVSQTLIYHQVRKYLLRLRQDNIKYWRPQILLFVDNPRTSWNLIKFCNHLKKGGLYVLGHVTITNDFQNQFKEVRKQQDAWVEIRDMTNIKAFVQIGTGPNLPWSIRNVFMGCGLGGMKPNITIIGFFDLESYYGTDTNSISTLANIINQDVNISNTLPTDDCKNENKVTVQQWVEIIEDLTLMKSNIAIARGFGGLQFPSDLSTLNQSDKSKKYIDLYPIQMLAKMTLKREDLSLLTTNFDTYTLILQLGAILVTVPQWKKTHVLRVILFVETESERLDELDRMNKLLEVLRIDAKVLIVALDQFRVYNTIVKGNPIMFDYVSKILKDDPWWNDLVESRNTLKPLRRFSTSDSIDIKNNTGKAKKYKTAQLQQLGISLTMSSNMPHNYNGNDYLATESDEDETDLSLTGSNSSLLPQDQRLKYELFRRSHYNNGKKPSSIKGIQSTLNASSIVNPVFSSNALPRTKIIEEGSGDKPTIIPVENDAKPVRSESPKQVELNNITSVISNGSLVRAMQKLTFNDLPCAAQYLILNDLMVQLSSNSDLIFSTLPLPALQTHKDHGESLQYVRDLDLWLEGLPPTMLINSQTMTVTTAL
- the NSA1 gene encoding ribosome biosynthesis protein NSA1 (similar to Saccharomyces cerevisiae NSA1 (YGL111W); ancestral locus Anc_6.144), whose amino-acid sequence is MRLLVSCIDNGSLKEIVCNQNTDTSVQTGLQPLHVEMHLAQGLGSYVEKMCLVSPKIILLARANGAIELVQIETVAKYNDEDKKNSSLPLPEFEVSSFEVVDKLDGFTDNSRIEHLFKNSKKRTRVNDGFVTLSPMPHSVDTFFVATKSGLIHVIKVDEKTNKLSKVSSLEVKAPLEFAQLYDLDINSDRIVFGYGGEENIVKLVELEKDFSSLKEIWEAKNVKNDRLDMRVPVWPVGLKFLLPYNGKDKDSTKLNYQFIIITRYSHLGKYRTQHGRKPMEYIDLLPNREPLTSLKLIYENVTEQGNAETEDFNDIEVVTTDTKKDVMKFDHSGRLLCKFGKQDIVGASKFIDVDDQKYLLQGGFDRYLRIFDLQSNKRTVKIYVGSKIQSVLVLDDEEVEIPDDPNSPEYAKKMRKLKREQQTKEDNEEELWDSLDKRSKKQKK